The Blattabacterium sp. (Cryptocercus kyebangensis) region TGAATCAGTTTTTATTCACCCTAATTACGAAGAAGATTATCTTCATATCATATGGGGAATTAAAGAAAGTTTATATAAATTAGAAGGGGGACCATCCTCAAATTTTTTAACTCACTATAGAGTTTCTCCTTTTTGCCTAAAAAAGGATTCTCGCATATCCTGTTGGATTATGAAAGATTCCTATAGTAAAAGATTTTCTGCTTTTTATAGAAAAATAGATGACCATTACCTAGTTTATATTATAGATAAATAAATAGAATTTAGGATGAATGAATGGATAAATATGTTTTTATCCCCTTATCATAATAAGAGTTGGGGTTATATCATTTTAGAATTAACAGCTGTAATATTTAGTATATTTAGTGTAATATTTGCACAAAGAAATAATATATGGTTATATCCAATAGGAATATTTAGTACCATTATATACAGTTATTTAACTTTTGTAAGTTTTCTTTATGGAGATTTTATCATCAATATATATTATACAGGAATGGGGTTTTATGGATGGTATGTATGGATCTACAAAAAGTATAAAAAAAAACAAAAAATTCCTATAACCTATTCCGATAAAAAAGATTATTTCTATACAGCTTTATTTTTTGTATCAACTTGTATTTTCAGTATAACGGTTTATTCTTTAAATGGAAAACTTAAAACCAATTACGATTGGATGGATGTATTTACAACGGGGGTATTTTTTTCTGGAATGTATCAAATGGCTATGAAAAAAGTAGAAAATTGGATATTTTGGATAGTTGGAAACATAATTTCTGTTCCTCTTTATTTTTTTAAAGGTCTTATATTAACGGGTTTCTTATTTATTTTTCTAGCAGGATTGGCCATAGTAGGTTATTTTATTTGGAAAAAAGAAGCACTAATAACTAAATAAAAGTCTATTTATTTTTATGTGTATTTTGTATTTATATGTTAAATTAAGAGGAATTCTTCCTTAATTGATGAAAAAAATCATTGATATTATCATATTCTATTTCTACTCTTTTTTTTATATTTTTTACCCGTATTTTATTTTTTTCTATTTCATTTTTTCCTATACTAATAGTAAATGGAATATTATTATCGTTTGCATATCTAAATTGTTTATTTATTTTCACAGCATTAGGATATAATTGAGTGGAAATTCCTTTTTTTCTCAAAAAATTGATCATATTATATGCATATAAAACCTCTTCATCTCCAAAATTAATAAACAATACTTTTGAAGGAGCACTAGAAATATTTTGGAATAAATTTTCTTTTATCATAGATAAATAAATTCTATCTAATCCTAAAGATACCCCGACTCCAGAAAAGTTTTTCATTCCAAAAAAACTAGATAATTGATCATATCTTCCTCCTCCTCCAATAGAATTTGGATGACTAGATTCCTTATTATTCTTTGGTAATATTTCAAATATAGTTCCTGTATAATAATTCATCCCTCTAGCTAAAGAAATATTCCATTCTAACTTTGTCTTTTTTAAAGAAATATTTTTTATCTTTCTAAAGATAAAGCTAAGATCTTGTATTCCTTTTTTCCCTCTTTTAGAGTATTTTAATGCAAAAGTTAAAGATTCTATTTTTTTGGAAAAATTTTCTTTCATATCAAAAAAACAGGCTATTTTTTCAAAAGATTCGGAAGAAATACCTTTACTTAGCATTTCTTTTCTTACTATATGTCTTCCCATTTTATTCCATTTATCCAAAGAAGTAGTAAAATCTTTCCATAAATTATTTTCTATTCCAGAAATTTCTACTAATCCTCCTA contains the following coding sequences:
- the pnuC gene encoding nicotinamide riboside transporter PnuC, yielding MNEWINMFLSPYHNKSWGYIILELTAVIFSIFSVIFAQRNNIWLYPIGIFSTIIYSYLTFVSFLYGDFIINIYYTGMGFYGWYVWIYKKYKKKQKIPITYSDKKDYFYTALFFVSTCIFSITVYSLNGKLKTNYDWMDVFTTGVFFSGMYQMAMKKVENWIFWIVGNIISVPLYFFKGLILTGFLFIFLAGLAIVGYFIWKKEALITK
- the hisS gene encoding histidine--tRNA ligase translates to MENPSIPKGTRDFSSMEMNRRNYLIQIIKNEFELFGFYPIETPSFENISTLIGKYGKEGDYLMFRLLHSGNFLKKGISDFLMKKKENKVDLFKKLLTEHISNKALRYDLTIPFVRYVVMHRNEIFFPFKRYQIQPVWRADKPQKGRFREFYQCDADVIGTESLSLWPEIELIQLCDEIFTKLNFPIIIHINHRDILGGLVEISGIENNLWKDFTTSLDKWNKMGRHIVRKEMLSKGISSESFEKIACFFDMKENFSKKIESLTFALKYSKRGKKGIQDLSFIFRKIKNISLKKTKLEWNISLARGMNYYTGTIFEILPKNNKESSHPNSIGGGGRYDQLSSFFGMKNFSGVGVSLGLDRIYLSMIKENLFQNISSAPSKVLFINFGDEEVLYAYNMINFLRKKGISTQLYPNAVKINKQFRYANDNNIPFTISIGKNEIEKNKIRVKNIKKRVEIEYDNINDFFHQLRKNSS